GTGCCCAAGAATGGCAGAGCACCGGCTACAGCTAAAGGTCCTTCGATGAAGTTTTCAGAGAGAACAGATACTCCAGTAGGATAATCAGAAGCACTGGTTACTGCGAGACCTCCTCCGTAGGAAGCACTGACGGCACCAAGTCCATAGCCACCGTAGGCACCGTAACCACCGTACGCTCCGCAAGGAGCACCGAGAGTGCCGGCGTAACCGAAAGGCTCAGCGAGGCCATAACCCAATCCAGCTCCAAGGCATGCTCCAGCAAtggactgaaaaaaaaaacaaattgatataattataatttagtacataaacttcgtagatatattatttttacaaaatggtAGTCAActggtggtaaatggtcactgtcgtacataaacattgacactgtaagaaatgttaaccatccTTACGTCGCAAATGGACCACCAAccctgagaactaagatgttttgtcccttgtgcctgtagttacactagctcagtCACtaaaaaccagaacacaataatactaattattgctaaatggcggtagaatacgtaGAGAACAGAGATGTGCTTGCCCTTCAATCGAGTAAATACAAGTGAATATATTTACCTGGACCGTAAGCGCCAGAGCGCAGACAAAAACAATCTTGTACATGTTTACTGTTTGTGTACAAACTCGACAATGTTTGTAACGGAAGAACACGCGTTATTTATACGAAAACTATGAATACTGAGAAACGTTATCAGCTGTtgttatgtgatttttttttcattggtaATTATTGTGAAAGAAAACGTGACAATCTAATGTCAGTTAGTAGGTTATCAATTGAACATGCAAATTTGTGCAATAGTCACTGTCGCCAGGGGCGGATGGTCTGGGGTACCTGGGGCAACAAACGTGAAGCTCAAAGGCCCGTGGCCTGTGGGGGGGGCCGTCTCTTGTAGATGCTCCGGGATTAtactatattcatattttaagtaTGCAGATATAACCCCAAAACTTAGAATTTATTAccataatgtttaaataaataaataaaaacaattattggacaacatcacatacattactctgatcccaatgtaaatagctaaagcactgtgttatagaaaatcaaaagtaacgacggtaccacaaacactcagacccaagacaacatagaaaactaatgaactttttctacatcgactcggccgggaatcgaacccaggacctcggagtggcgcacCCATGAAAAcgggtgtacacactactcgaccacggaggtcgtcaaattgtTTGATTCATTTCTAGGAACTTTGAAGTATTATTAGAAGAAAAAACATAGGATTTAACAATTACAACTTATACCTGTGCAAATTTAAagagaaatacaattatattaaacgtaATAAGTTTTACGGGAAAacataaaaacgaaaaattcttcaaaatatatttgtatgatttaagtaacattaaaataaacacgtaCACGGTTGCAACATATAGGCCTAAATAGGCTGTTGGTGATATAAAAACGACGAATTTTATTCACATAAGCATTCTCTGACTTCTCTCGTCGGGTAAACACGTCAACATGTCTACCTTCGCTTTCCTCCTGCTCTGCGTCCAAGCTTGTTTGATTCaggtaagataattttatttaaagtaaaggaaCATCCTGTAAATGTCCTACTACTGGGCTAAGCCCTTCCTTTAAGGTGAAGGTTTTGGATACTCTTTCAACACGCTGCTCTAATCTTTGgttggattcacatgtggcagaatttcattgaagtttTCCTTCAAAGCCAATCACGAGATGttgtataaacacaaattaagcacttgaacaTACAGTGGTGCTTGTtagggtttgaacctgcaatcaccggttaagtgcacgcgttttaaccaatGGTCCAATtcgtcttttttatttatttcattttaattatatatgttcaataataaaacttgtgttttttttatttagaatgtaTACAGCACGTGCGGTGGCGCCTATGGACTAGGACTTGGCTTGGAACCCGGTTACGGTTTGGGGCTCGGCTATGCTGGTCCTGCCGCATATGGCTGCGGTGCCGGTCTCGCTGCTGGTTATCCTGGATACGCTGCTTATGGAGGTGCAGGTGTTGGTGATGTCGCTGTCGCTGGTGAGATGGCTGTTGCTGGTAGCACTCTGGTCGCTGGTCAAGTGCCGATCCTCGGTGCTGTTGAATTCGGAGGCATCGTGCCAGCCGCTGGTGCTGTATCAATCGCCGGCAGCTGCGGTTGCGGTTGCAACGGTGCTTATATTTactgagaaaataaattacatctgagatattataaaaaagaaaaaataaatttactttatacagAAATCTGTTTTTATATACTACTAGTAGTCGCCCGTGGTCCGTGAGTGTTTTAggagttggtcgtcaggtagttgggcataaaaaagtataagcCTGTGTCTTTTCCTAGAGTTCAAACTTCTTCTTCGTAAGGCAAAACCTTCTTAAGGCAAAGTATTCGTTTCTGTAATGACATTGtgcattaattttaactttgccgatcaatattttttaatatttaaatcagcgCTGcataactatcgatagtttgactatcgattgTTGaactcgaaaactattcaggatatcgatagtactatcgacagtattgatatatatagctctccgtgagcaacactattgattacggcaatactatcgatactaacGACAGTATCGCTATTGGCAGCGATACTAtggatactatcgatagtttaggatagaaataatggtttttgcaatactatcgatagaatTGACACGTGGCaacactatcgatagtctatcgatagtggactatcgatatgcaacactaatttaaatctttatgtcaataaaatattgataaatattgtcatattactcaatacaagattatattataaaaatattttggtgattttttttcattatttaacaaGAGTTCGTAAGTGGCACCACTGTCCATTGACACTGACGCCGTGAgtttaaccattcctaacatcggcaatgcgccaccaaccttgggaactaagagttacgtcccttgtgcctgtagtatcACTACGATACAAGTGGCAGCTTGCATTAAATGTCATCTTGTGAAATGTTAAAGGTAATTgtgattacttaattaatttaacttaacgttaaataaataaatatacttctatgataaatttttcatataaaagcaCCTGAAATCTTGAGGATTTAAATTCTTGGAGTTTTTTCTCACACTTTTCTCCTTTCCTCCCTTATCAGTTTAACTAGCTATTTGTAGCTTGATTGTACAAATATACTACTTgcgttatcataataattactgGAGTATAATTATCAAacgctatattaaaataattatagattatatttttctaaattttaaatgccCTATATTTATCTTGCACCATAACTCGAAGAGCTTCATTGTTCAAATGTCTTCAAACAGCTCCAGAAAGGGCCATTACGTTTAGATCTTAGCTAGGTATTCGTATAtttaagtgtatatttttaactcttTTGTTATCAAAGAAATCTCGAAAGGCTTCAAAACTAATAAACATCGACTGAACTCGACAAATTGAATCACTAAAAccgaaatcaatattaataaagttatttgttttcaaaGGGCAATTATTGTACTCAATAAATTCACGTTTATCGGCCCCACGTTTGAAGTTAAAATATTGacgaattatgtaaaaaaacgtGACTCGAGAAGCCTTAATTACAGGGTTCTCTGTTATacatcttttaataatatttcgtgTTGAAATTTTTGGTTCTTCGTTATATTATCAAAtcgtttcatatatttaatgaatcatGTATTATTCCAATACCTTTATATATAGTAAGAAAATCCACTTAATTTCTTTCGTCGGTATCTCTAGCCTTGAACGTCCGATGGGAGGAGGATACGTCCATACTTGAGTCGTTGGGTTAAGAAAAACACAGTGCGCTTAcattcaggatgacgcaggtacttactgGGCACGAATGCTTCGAAGTACCTGCTCGGGATAGTGCGGTGGGAGGTGTAACCCTCCGGCCACGAGTGTGGTGTGCCAGTGGACACGGCTGACATAATTACTGAGTGTGCTACGTTCCTTGCTTTTCCTGTCCTTTTTTtcactaagaaaaaaaataaaaggatatTCTCATTTCCGAACTGatgatagtgtttaatttggcaatcaataagtaagtataatgcttctatattaaataacgaaattttatttgttctgtTTCGAGAGCCACAATTAACCAATGGTTAGTTCTCGAGAACCTTAATCTCTGTAGACTGAATTTGTAGGAATAATTCGTCTTGAGTTGAACagcgaaagaaaacatcgttactatacatatatgtatattatattgaataacggTTACCCGTCCCGgtatcccgtctgggtagttaccacccactctatgttccggtttgaagggtgagtgagccagtgtaactacagccacaagggacataacatatagTTCCCAAAGGTTAGTGGCGTATTGgcaatttaaggaatggttaatatttcttacagcgccctcGTCTATGgatggtgatgaccacttaccatccatatgctcgtccgccaacatataccataaaaaagcgTTTAGTCAATTTCAAAATTGGTAAGTGGAAGTAGTATCgactttttaaattgattattattatttttctttctcttttttttctcCCTTTTGAAGAGGTAATAAAACAGATACACGAGCCTAAGCCAAGTGTATCAGTCTTTGTAGGGTTAAGCCTATGATGATGACAGGAATTTACGTGTGAGACGGCAAGTGTTGAGAATAACTGCTTTCTGAATAAGTGTAATGGTGGATGCAGTGCGTTTAGGTTAGTCGAAAGGGTTTTTGGGATAACACCCGTTGTAGATATTACAATGGGCaagatttttacattatctACTTGCCATTGCCTTTTTATTTCGGTTGCCAGTTCTACGTATTTTGAAATCTTTTCAGTGTATGTATTAAGAAGATTATGTGTGCTGCATACTGCtatgtctataataaatactatatttttatttttatctattactgTAATGTCCGGtctattataatgtattgtcTTATCTGTTATTATAGTTCGGtcccaatataatttaaatgtgctGTTTTCTAATACTGTGTCaggtttatatttgtaataggcCACCTTTTTGGTTAGTAATGAATAAGCATGAGCTAGGTTCTGGTGGATAATTGCTGCAACTTGATCGTGTCTATGTTTGTAATCAGTTTGGACTATGAATTTGCAAGCCCCGGTGATGTGTTGAATGGTTTCAGAACTACTATGGCATCGTCTACATAAATCAGTTGGTAAGTTAGGTAAGCGGATGATGTGCTTTTGGTAATTGCGAGTGTCTATTACTTGATCCTGAATGGCGATCATGAAAGCCTCTGTTTCTGGAAAGAGCTCACCTCTCCGTAACCATTCGTTCGACGCATCTTTGTCGACGTGTGACTGGCCAAGATCGGCTAAATGCCTACCGTGTAGAGACTTTTGGGACCACAAATCTATTTTTTGTTGTctagtaattaattttgcttGAATACTTCTATTGCTTAGATTAAGAGGCgttaattttttgtcaatttcgaTTGCGTGCTTGTGGAGTTGTGAGTGATCAGCCttagaatagaaataattacgCAGTTTGTTCGTTAATGtattatgtagattttttatatcaattaaacccTGTCCTCCATCCTGACGAGGTAGTGTTAAGCGTTGTATGCATGACCTGGGATGACGTTTTCTATGACTAGACATGTGTTATTATTAGATTAGCAAATGGTCCACCAATGGTGTtgtgaagtggtcaccaccgcccttagacataGGCTTTATTAGAACTACCACTAGCCACTAACCTCTACCACTAAGGTAACCTGTATTTACACTaaccttaaaaccggaacacatcaataatatatattgacgataagtgataaaatatattatataaaaaataagcctatgtcctttcttgggatTGAATCTTGCTTTAAACCTTACCGTGTTACCCTTTGACGACCTTTTGGTCTTCAAAGGGTACCAGATAGACAGAGAGACAGATTTTCTTAGTTATAGTAATATCTAGTTatctattaaaactatttcattaaaatattatagttcatTCATTATAATACTAATTGCAAAATTGAATTCCAGAGAAAAGTGATTAACTAAATTGACTAAATATTCAATACATACAAACACGTATGCACGTATTTCGACACAGATCTAAGAACAGCGCACCGATTCTCGCTCCTCGTAATATAAAAGCGCCGCTCACTTCCTATCGGCACTGTGTTTCCGTTGCGTACGAACCAACCAACATGTCCGCCCTCGCTTTCCTGTTCTTCTGCTTCCAAGCTTGTTTGCTTcaggtaaatataaaatcattcataaaaatctatttattaaatatcaaaatttgtgATAATCTTCAgaaattattttgcaaataaaattgtttgtaaaaagtatttcttaaaatgcaatttgttaatttttattacggcGCGTGcgcaaataaattttgtaatttcttataaacaaaCACGTGCATTAACGCAATTGAACtctatgttttgattttgtttatagaATGTCTGCAGTCAGTACCTTCGTGGTGCGTATGGCCCTGGACTCGCTGGTACCACATGTGGCTGTGGAGCTGGTCTCGCCCCCGCTGCATTTTCTGCTTATCCGGAATTCGCTGCCTATGGCGGAGCAGGTGTTGGTGATGTAGTGGTAGCTGGTGAGATGGGCGTTGCTGGTACAACTGCAGTAGTTGGTCAAGTGC
This genomic interval from Vanessa atalanta chromosome 27, ilVanAtal1.2, whole genome shotgun sequence contains the following:
- the LOC125074389 gene encoding chorion class A protein Ld2/Ld41-like — translated: MSTFAFLLLCVQACLIQNVYSTCGGAYGLGLGLEPGYGLGLGYAGPAAYGCGAGLAAGYPGYAAYGGAGVGDVAVAGEMAVAGSTLVAGQVPILGAVEFGGIVPAAGAVSIAGSCGCGCNGAYIY